ATACAGATATCGTCAAACCTTTAATGTCAATAACCTTGTACAACTAACACAATTACCTAACACTCACAGAAACAATACAGATATCGTCAAACCTTTAATGTCAATAACCTTGTACAACTAACACAATACAGATATCGTCAAACCTTTAATGTCAATAACCTTGTACAACTAACACAATTACCTAACACTCACAGAAACACACAATACAGATATCGTCAAACCTTTAATGTCAATAACCTTGTACAACAAACACAATTACCTAACACTCACAGAAACAATACAGATATCGTCAAACCTTTAATGTCAATAACCTTGTACAACTAACACAATTACCTAACACTCACAGAAACACACAATACAGATATCGTCAAACCTTTAATGTCAATAACCTTGTACAACTAACACAATTACCTAACACTCACAGAAACACACAATACAGATATTGTCAAACCTTTAATGTCAATAACCTTGTACAACTAACACAATTACCTAACACTCACAGAATCACACAATACAGATATCGTCAAACCTTTAATGTCAATAACCTTGTACAACTAACACAATTACCTAACACTCACAGAAACACACAATACAGATATCGTCAAACCTTTAATGTCAATAACCTTGTACAACTAACACAATTACCTAACACTCACAGACACACACAATACAGATATCGTCAAACCTTTAATGTCAATAACCTTGTACAACTAACACAATTACCTAACACTCACAGACACAATACAGATATCGTCAAACCTTTAATGTCAATAACCTTGTACAACTAACACAATTACCTAACACTCACAGGCACAATACAGATATCGTCAAACCTTTAATGTCAATAACCTTGTACAACTAACACAATTACCTAACACTCACAGACACAATACAGATATCGTCAAACCTTTAATGTCAATAACCTTGTACAACTAACACAATTACCTAACACTCACAGACACACACAATACAGATATCGTCAAACCTTTAATGTCAATAATCTTGTACAACTAACACAATTACCTAACACTCACAGACACAATACAGATATCGTCAAACCTTTAATGTCAATAACCTTGTACAACTAACACAATTACCTAACACTCACAGGCACAATACAGATATCGTCAAACCTTTAATGTCAATAACCTTGTACAACTAACACAATTACCTAACACTCACAGACACAATACAGATATCGTCAAACCTTTAATGTCAATAACATTGTACAACTAACACAATTACCTAACACTCACAGAAACAGGAATCACAATACAGATATCGTCAAACCTTTAATGTCAATAACATTGTACAACTAACACAATTACCTAACACTCACAGAAACAGGAATCACAATACAGATATCGTCAAACCTTTAATGTCAATAACATTGTACAACTAACACAATTACCTAACACTCACAGAAATAGGAATCACAATACAGATATCGTCAAACCTTTAATGTCAATAACCTTGTACAACTAACACAATTACCTAACACTCACAGAAACAATACAGATATCGTCAAACCTTTAATGTCAATAACCTTGTACAACTAACACAATACAGATATCGTCAAACCTTTAATGTCAATAACCTTGTACAACTAACACAATTACCTAACACTCACAGAAACACACAATACAGATATCGTCAAACCTTTAATGTCAATAACCTTGTACAACAAACACAATTACCTAACACTCACAGAAACAATACAGATATCGTCAAACCTTTAATGTCAATAACCTTGTACAACTAACACAATTACCTAACACTCACAGAAACACACAATACAGATATCGTCAAACCTTTAATGTCAATAACCTTGTACAACTAACACAATTACCTAACACTCACAGAAACACACAATACAGATATTGTCAAACCTTTAATGTCAATAACCTTGTACAACTAACACAATTACCTAACACTCACAGAAACACACAATACAGATATCGTCAAACCTTTAATGTCAATAACCTTGTACAACTAACACAATTACCTAACACTCACAGAAACACACAATACAGATATCGTCAAACCTTTAATGTCAATAACCTTGTACAACTAACACAATTACCTAACACTCACAGACACACACAATACAGATATCGTCAAACCTTTAATGTCAATAACCTTGTACAACTAACACAATTACCTAACACTCACAGACACAATACAGATATCGTCAAACCTTTAATGTCAATAACCTTGTACAACTAACACAATTACCTAACACTCACAGGCACAATACAGATATCGTCAAACCTTTAATGTCAATAACCTTGTACAACTAACACAATTACCTAACACTCACAGACACAATACAGATATCGTCAAACCTTTAATGTCAATAACCTTGTACAACTAACACAATTACCTAACACTCACAGACACACACAATACAGATATCGTCAAACCTTTAATGTCAATAATCTTGTACAACTAACACAATTACCTAACACTCACAGACACAATACAGATATCGTCAAACCTTTAATGTCAATAACCTTGTACAACTAACACAATTACCTAACACTCACAGAAACAATACAGATATCGTCAAACCTTTAATGTCAATAACCTTGTACAACTAACACAATTACCTAACACTCACAGAAACACACAATACAGATATCGTCAAACCTTTAATGTCAATAACCTTGTACAACTAACACAATTACCTAACACTCACAGAAACACACAATACAGATATTGTCAAACCTTTAATGTCAATAACCTTGTACAACTAACACAATTACCTAACACTCACAGAAACACACAATACAGATATCGTCAAACCTTTAATGTCAATAACCTTGTACAACTAACACAATTACCTAACACTCACAGAAACACACAATACAGATATCGTCAAACCTTTAATGTCAATAACCTTGTACAACTAACACAATTACCTAACACTCACAGACACACACAATACAGATATCGTCAAACCTTTAATGTCAATAACCTTGTACAACTAACACAATTACCTAACACTCACAGACACAATACAGATATCGTCAAACCTTTAATGTCAATAACCTTGTACAACTAACACAATTACCTAACACTCACAGGCACAATACAGATATCGTCAAACCTTTAATGTCAATAACCTTGTACAACTAACACAATTACCTAACACTCACAGACACAATACAGATATCGTCAAACCTTTAATGTCAATAACCTTGTACAACTAACACAATTACCTAACACTCACAGACACACACAATACAGATATCGTCAAACCTTTAATGTCAATAATCTTGTACAACTAACACAATTACCTAACACTCACAGACACAATACAGATATCGTCAAACCTTTAATGTCAATAACCTTGTACAACTAACACAATTACCTAACACTCACAGGCACAATACAGATATCGTCAAACCTTTAATGTCAATAACCTTGTACAACTAACACAATTACCTAACACTCACAGACACAATACAGATATCGTCAAACCTTTAATGTCAATAACCTTGTACAACTAACACAATTACCTAACACTCACAGACACACACAATACAGATATCGTCAAACCTTTAATGTCAATAATCTTGTACAACTAACACAATTACCTAACACTCACAGACACAATACAGATATCGTCAAACCTTTAATGTCAATAACCTTGTACAACTAACACAATTACCTAACACTCACAGACACAATACAGATATCGTCAAACCTTTAATGTCAATAACCTTGTACAACTAACACAATTACCTAACACTCACAGACACACACAATACAGATATCGTCAAACCTTTAATGTCAATAATCTTGTACAACTAACACAATTACCTAACACTCACAGACACAATACAGATATCGTCAAACCTTTAATGTCAAAAACCTTGTACAACTAACACAATTACCTAACACTCACAGAAACAGGAATGTGTTTAGTATTATCGTTTCCTTCTTTTTTCTCCTTGTTTTATCGGGTTGTACACTTTGTACAGTGAAATGAATCATATCGGTTGTAAACACAAGTAAGAAACACCGtgtttatctaaatatgtttgtCCGGCAATGAACATTTTTATAGTGTCCTGACGATCTTAAGCTTGATATGCAAATTAATGAGGACTTTGTTTGACTTGTGTTGCTTTTGATTGTCATTTAATTAAcatattatttattctttttaatcaGCACTTTTATGATGACTTTTAAAACCATTGAAACGGTCCAGagttattttataaaacattttaaattcttCGAAACACTTATGATTTTCTACCCCCAGCAAAGATGACTGTAACCTTATTTTGGCTGAACTTTTGGACATTTTAAATTATCAGTGCACCTCAACTTCCTATCTGATATCTGATATGGCCTTCAAAAACCTTATTGTCACGTGCAAATGATGAGTGTTTTTGTAGTTGAAACACGCGCCTGAAGTTACAAATAATAATCAAggtatatttgaatattttttttcttcatgactGCGGTAAAAATAACATAAACCAGGGAAATTGATATCATTGTATCTATATTTCAGTGAGTTTGATATGTGTTCCTATGGCTGTTGGTCATGCTTAATACCTCTATATTTCAGTGAACTTGATATGTGTTCCTATGACTGTTGGTCATGCTTTATACATCTATATTTCAGTGAACTTGATATGTGTTCCTATGACTGTTGGTCATGCTTTATACATCTATATTTTCAGTGAGTTTGATATGTGTTCCTATGACTGTTGGTCATGCTCTATACATCTATATTTCAGTGAGCTTGATATGTGTTCCTATGGCTGTTGGTCATGCTTTATACATCTATATTTCAGTGAGTTTGATATGTGTTCCTATGGCTGTTGGTCATGCTTTATACATCTATATTTCAGTGAGCTTGATATGTGTTCCTATGGCTGTTGGTCATGCTTAATACATCTATATTTCAGTGAGTTTGATATGTGTTCCTATGACTGTTGGTCATGCTTTATACATCTATATTTCAGTGAGCTTGATATGTGTTCCTATGGCTGTTGGTCATGCTTAATACATCTATATTTCAGTGAGCTTGATATGTGTTCCTATGGCTGTTGGTCATGCTTTATACATCTATATTTCAGTGAGCTTGATATGTGTTCCTATGACTGTTGGTCATGCTTTATACATCTATATTTCAGTGAGCTTGATATGTGTTCCTATGGCTGTTGGTCATGCTTTATACATCTATATTTCAGTGAGCTTGATATGTGTTCCTATGGCTGTTGGTCATGCTTTATACATCGATAGTTCAGTGAGCTTGATATGTGTTCCTATGGCTGTTGGTCATGCTTTATACATCTATATTTCAGTGAGTTTGATATGTGTTCCTATGGCTGTTGGTCATGCTTTATACATCTATATTTCAGTGAGTTTGATATGTGTTCCTATGGCTGTTGGTCATGCTTTATACATCTATATTTCAGTGAGCTTGATATGTGTTCCTATGGCTGTTGGTCATGCTTTATACATCTATATTTCAGTGAGCTTGATATGTGTTCCTATGACTGTTGGTCATGCTTTATACATCTATATTTCAGTGAGTTTGATGTGTGTTCCTATGGCTGTTGGTCATGCTTTATACACCTATATTTCAGTGAGCTTGAATGTGTTCCTATGGCTGTTGGTCATGCTTTATACATCTATATTTCAGTGAGCTTGATATGTGTTCCTATGACTGTTGGTCATGCTTTATACATCTATATTTCAGTGGGCTTGATATGTGTTCCTATGGCTGTTGGTCATGCTTTATACATCTATATTTCAGAGAGCTTGATATGTGTTCCTATGGCTGTTGGTCATGCTTTATACACCTATATTTCAGTGAGCTTGATATGTGTTCCTATGGCTGTTGGTCATGCTTTATACATCTATATTTCAGTGAGCTTGATATGTGTTCCTATAGCTGTTGGTCATGCTTTATGCATCTATATTTCAGTGAGTTTGATATGTGTTCCTATGACTGTTGGTCATGCTTTATACATCTATATTTCAGTGAGCTTGATATGTGTTCCTATGGCTGTTGGTCATGCTTTATACATCTATATTTCAGTGAGCTTGATATGTGTTCCTATGACTGTTGGTCATGCTTTATACATCTATATTTCAGTGAGCTTGATATGTGTTCCTATGGCTGTTGGTCATGCTTTATACATCTATATTTCAGTGAGCTTGATATGTGTTCCTATGGCTGTTGGTCATGCTTTATACATCTATATTTCAGTGAGTTTGATATGTGTTCCTATGGCTGTTGGTCATGCTTTATACATCTATATTTCAGTGAGTTTGATATGTGTTCTTATGGCTGTTGGTCATGCTTTATACATCTATATTTCAGTGAACTTGATATGTGTTCCTATGGCTGTTGGTCATGCTTTATACATCTATATTTCAGTGAGCTTGATATGTGTTCCTATGGCTGTTGGTCATGCTTTATACATCTATATTTCAGTGAGCTTGATATGTGTTCCTATGACTGTTGGTCATGCTTTATACATCTATATTTCAGTGAGCTTGATATGTGTTCCTATGACTGTTGGTCATGCTTTATACATCTATATTTCAGTGAGCTTGATATGTGTTCCTATGGCTGTTGGTCATGCTTTATACATCTATATTTCAGTGAGCTTGATATGTGTTCCTATGGCTGTTGGTCATGCTTTATACATCTATATTTCAGTGAGCTTGATATGTGTTCCTATGGCTGTTGGTCATGCTTTATACATCTATATTTCAGTGAGCTTGATATGTGTTCCTATGACTGTTGGTCATGCTTTATACATCTATATTTCAGTGAGCTTGATATGTGTTCCTATGACTGTTGGTCATGCTTTATACATCTATATTTCAGTGAGCTTGATATGTGTTCCTTTGGCTGTTGGTCATGCTTTATACATCTATATTTCAGTGAGCTTGATATGTGTTCCTATGGCTGTTGGTCATGCTTTATACATCTATATTTCAGTGAGCTTGATATGTGTTCCTATGACTGTTGGTCATGCTTTATACATCTATATTTCAGTGAGTTTGATATGTGTTCCTATGACTGTTGGTCATGCTTTATACATCTATATTTCAGTGAGCTTGATATGTGTTCCTATGGCTGTTGGTCATGCTTTATACATCTATATTTCAGTGAGCTTGATATGTGTTCCTATGGCTGTTGGTCATGCTTTATACATCTATATTTCAGTGAGCTTGATATGTGTTCCTATGGCTGTTGGTCATGCTTTATACATCTATATTTCAGTGAACTTGATATGTGTTCCTATGGCTGTTGGTCATGCTTTATACATCTATATTTCAGTGAGCTGGATATGTGTTCCTATGACTGTTGGTCATGCTTTATACATCTATATTTCAGTGAGCTTGATATGTGTTCCTATGGCTGTTGGTCATGCTTTATATATTTCAGTGAGCTTGATATGTGTTCCTATGGCTGTTGGTCATGCTTTATACAGAGTGTGGATCTACGGAGAGTTTATGTGTAAGGTAACAGCCTATTTACAAGGTAAGATCTATTGAGAGTTTATGTGTAAGGTAACAGCCTATTTACAAGGTAAGATCTATGGAGAGTTTATGTGTAAGGTAACAGCCTATTTACAAGGTAAGATCTATGGAGAGTTTATGTGTAAGGTAACAGCTTATTTACAAGGTAAGATCTATGGAGAGTTTATGTGTAAGGTAACAGCTTATTTACAAGGTAAGATCTATGGAGAGTTTATGTGTAAGGTAACAGCTTATTTACAAGGTAAGATCTATGGAGAGTTTATGTGTAAGGTAACAGCTTATTTACAAGGTAAGATCTATGGAGAGTTTATGTGTAAGGTAACAGCCTATTTACAAGGTAAGATCTATGGATAGTTTATGTGTAAGGTAACAGTCTATTTACAAGGTAAGATCTATGGAGAGTTTATGTGTAAGGTAACAGCTTATTTACAAGGTAAGATCTATGGAGAGTTTATGTGTAAGGTAACAGCTTATTTACAAGGTAAGATCTATGGATAGGAGTTTATGTGTAAGGTAACAGCTTATTTACAAGGTAAGATCTATGGAGAGTTTATGTGTAAGGTAACAGCTTATTTACAAGGTAAGATCTATGGAGAGTTTATGTGTAAGGTAACAGCTTATTTACAAGGTAATATCTATGGAGAGTTTATGTGTAAGGTAACAGCTTATTTACAAGGTAAGATCTATGGAGAGTTTATGTGTAAGGTAACAGATTATTTACAAGGTAAGATCTATGGAGAGTTTATGTGTAAGGTAACAGCCTATTTACAAGGTAAGATCTATGGAGAGTTTATGTGTAAGGTAACAGCTTATTCACAAGGTAAGATCTATGGAGAGTTTATGTGTAAGGTAACAGCTTATTTACAAGGTAAGATCTATGGAGAGTTTATGTGTAATGTTACAGTCTATTTACAAGGTAAGATCTATGGAGAGTTTATGTGTAAGGTAACAGCTTATTTACAAGGTAAGATCTATGGAGAGTTTATGTGTAAGGTAACAGTCTATTTACAAGGTAAGATCTATGGAGAGTTTATGTGTAAGGTAACAGCTTATTTACAAGGTAAGATCTATGGAGAGTTTATGTGTAAGGTAACAGCTTATTTACAAGGTAAGATCTATGGAGAGTTTATGTGTAAGGTAACAGCTTATTTACAAGGTAAGATCTATGGAGAGTTTATGTGTAAGGTAACAGCTTATTTACAAGGTAAGATCTATGGAGAGTTTATGTGTAAGGTAACAGTCTATTTACAAGGTAAGATCTATGGAGAGTTTATGTGTAAGGTAACAGTCTATTTACAAGGTAAGATCTATGGAGAGTTTATGTGTAAGGTAACAGCTTATTTACAAGGTAAGATCTATGGAGAGTTTATATGTAAGGTAACAGCTTATTTACAAGGTAAGATCTATGGAGAGTTTATGTGTAAGGTAACAGCTTATTTACAAGGTAAGATCTATTGAGAGTTTATGTGTAAGGTAACAGTCTATTTACAAGGTAAGATCTATGTAGAGTTTATGTGTAAGGTAACAGCTTATTTACAAGGTAAGATCTATGGAGAGTTTATGTGTAAGGTAACAGCCTATTTACAAGGTAAGATATATGGAATGTTTATGTGTAAGGTAACAGCTTATTTACAAGGTAAGATCTATGGAGAGTTTATGTGTAAGGTAACAGCTTATTTACAAGGTAAGATCTATGGAGAGTTTATATGTAAGGTAACAGCTTATTTACAAGGTAAGATCTATGGAGAGTTTATGTGTAAGGTAACAGCTTATTTACAAGGTAAGATCTATGGAGAGTTTATGTGTAAGGTAACAGATTATTTACAAGGTAAGATCTATGGAGAGTTTATGTGTAAGTTAACAGCCTATTTACAAGGTAAGATCTATGGAGAGTTTATGTGTAAGGTAACAGCTTATTCACAAGGTAAGATCTATGGAGAGTTTATGTGTAAGGTAACAGCTTATTTACAAGGTAAGATCTATGGAGAGTTTATGTGTAAGGTAACAGTCTATTTACAAGGTAAGATCTATGGAGAGTTTATGTGTAAGGTAACAGTCTATTTACAAGGTAAGATCTATGGAGAGTTTATGTGTAAGGTAACAGTCTATTTACAAGGTAAGATCTATGGAGAGTTTATGTGTAAGGTAACAGTCTATTTACAAGGTAAGATCTATGGAGAGTTTATGTGTAAGGTAACAGCTTATTTACAAGGTAAGATCTATGGAGAGTTTATGTGTAAGGTAACAGCTTATTTACAATGTAAGCATCACAGATATTCAAATTTTCAGTATTGCTCGAGGTCATCTATCACTTACGTCTATTGCCACTGAGAGTATCAGCAAACATCAGGGGCACTCATGGTCAAATAACTCCGTCCACTGCGATTATTAGATAATTATCAAAGGTCATGGGCGATCTCAAGATTAAATAGCAACTCAGAATAtcggttacaaacaaaaactcaGGGACACTCAGTCGGGTCAAGTTAAAACTCCACACAAGAGATACTCACTTAAAATGAAATGTCATCATTGACAATCGGGATAATTATTCGACTTGAATGCTTCTGTTTGTAGTTCTATAGGGTTGTTAAAACGTAAGTCGTGCACACGTTTATATTATCTAAAAGATTGCTTCTGTCATTTGCTATTACACTCAAATAAATCACAAAAAGAAGCCTCCGATTCCTAAATCAAAGTTAACGTTGTTAGGTCCGACTATCTTGTCATCCTATTACAATTAATAGGATCTGGTATTGGTTGCTTATACGTGTAATAAATGTGAGATGACCTCGACATCAGATAATATATCAGAGTATAATGATGGATAATTGTCGATATCATCTATCTTCGTACCATATTTATTACCGAACATGTAAAACtatcctatttatttatatttaggactGAAAAAAACATGTGTTTTCACGTTCTATTTTGATATAAGTTAGAAAAGAGAATTAAATGTGTGCTACATGTagtgtttattattgtattttatatatttaacatttattaattgtatgttataaaagTTTTATTGGTGAGCGTCATGccaacaaaaatgtttatttttatgacGTCTGGAGTATGAAGTGACTGAATTCCTAcacaggaaaaaaatatttttattttggttgaatattttaaaagtgtATTGGAAATAATATGTAAAACATTACATGTTCATGGCTAGACCTCGGCTAGGCTCGTGGCTTACGAAGAATGGTATATGAAATATGTCGCgtaattaaacatgtttgtaaatGCTCAGCCTCCTTCTAACCTTTGTCAGGGTTCATAATAACACTACAGCAAAATGTAAACTCGACTGTAATGGGAGTATACTGAAGGCTAGTCCAAAGTCCAGCTTCAACTACTTAATAAACCTTGTTTTATCAGCGTTTACATACGTTTACCATACAAAAGTTCTTCTTTCTTTCAGGAGTAACCGTTGCAGCCAGTATTTTTACGATATCAACACTAAGTGTAGATAGATTCTTAGCTATCCGACATCCAATGATATTCCGTCGAGTGAGTAACACTAGAGCTGCTACCAGAATTATTATAGTGATTTGGATCGTCTCTATTGTCATCATGGCGCCACTTCTTATTGTCAAGAAAGTcaacaccttacatctatttgaAGAACCAAtacatttttgtcatgaaataTGGCCGCATATCACACACCGGCAAGCTTATgatatctgtttgtttttgtttgtttatgttatacCGGGTATTGTTATTTTCATTGCATATAGTCTTATTGGTAATAAATTGTGGACCGAGGATAAAAACCTACAGCGAACCGAGTCAGAGACGAGTAAAGGTATTGGGAGACATGTTATGTCCGGGCGGAAGCGAGTCGCTAAGATGTTAATAGCATTAGCAGTATTATTTGCCGTATGTTGGTTGCCTTATTATGTTGTTAGTTTGTACTTAGATTTCACAACAGAAGGTGTCAAGAACTTTTTGCTAGTTTTGCCGTTCACTATATTATTGGGACATTCTAACAGTGCTTTCAATCCTATATTATATTTCTATTCAAGCCAAAGTTTCAGAAAGTATCTTTACAGAGCTTTGAAATGTAGGTCAAATAGAACTAAGCGTTCGCTTGCCGTTCGATATACCCCTGCTCAGAACAATAAACACCAAGATGCTAATGTCAAACCTCGCATACGAATTTCAAGTACAGGAAGTTTCAAGTCTTCGGGTACAGGAAGTTTCAGATTTTCAAGGTCATCAAACACGAGTCTTAAATCTTCGAACTTGTCAAGTCGATCACGTGAAAGTAGGAGTGACAAGAAACGTGAATCGGATAAAGATACATTGATGATCGAGAGAAAAAGTTATACTCTTCCTCTTGTCATCATGCATGGCAATGGCGGGAAAAAATTACTTAAAGCtcataaaaaagaaattcttgATACCTCATTAAGTATTCCCTCCACAATCAATGAAGAAAGCAGCCGATTAGGATCAATTAGTCCTGTCAATGTGGTAACTACTTTTAAAGCTGATATAATGCCGGAGATAGAGGAGGCACCTGAAGATATACAGCTGTATCTCAGTGTGTCGAAAACAGAACTGTCACTCAAATACATTGACAGCGAAGAAGAAATAGACAACGTATGATTTCCATTGAAAGtcaatattaaattatattttgtggAAGTTGTTTTCTTACGCATTATTTTACAGCTAGATGTCACTCGGCTCATCTTATTAACACGTTAAATTCAAATGAATGAGATCTGGTAattataaaatcacaaaaataattttcatGGTAAACCAAATGATAAACCAAATGATAAATAGAAAAGTCACGGAAACTGCAAATcaaacataatttattttcaatgacTATCGAACAGCCTAATGATTATCGTGTTTCTAACAAAATATAATTCTAGCACAGTACagcctgtttgttttgttctcacattgttgtcaatataatggaattttatgtgatTGTCATGCAAGCGAGAGATAAATTTGgcaagctttaaaaccaggtttaatccgtcattttctacataaggaaatgcctgttccacatcagaaatatgacagatgtttttATTAGTTTGTTGTGTTTGTGCTTTTAATCTTGCCATTTGAAAACGGACTTtcagatttgaattttccttggagttcggtaatCTTAGTGTTTTACTTTTTGGTACGATCGTGgtcaaatatttcttttctttatatccTATATAATAAGAAATTGACAGAATTACGGTCACGCAGTGGTCACATTTTCcactttcattaaaataaaataaaaatggaaatgaGACGCATACATAATTTAATGTCAAACGAGTAGTAAACTACGTACTTTATACAGGTTGTTATTTTGTTCTTACGAAAATTGAGACTTGCTTGATggtctttaaattaaaaataaaatttgtttttaaaacactTGTTATGAATGATATTTTACTAAATACGAAAAACATGCATAAATGAATTGTCCAGTGTGTGAAGACTTTCATTGTAAtagttatatttgttttatcaagAATCTCTatgtaatgttaattttatgCATATGTCTGATGACggtaaattcatatttttatacgtACTTTTATACTGCCATATTCTGCAATGAAAAGAAGATATATTTTATATTGCTAATTCaagtgtacataatgtatatacattttagataataattaataataagaTAGTCTCTTTTAAAACTCTTTTGAGAGTATCTGAAGAGGTGAGACTTGAATAATAATGTCTTGTCCTTTCTTGTCTTGTCTTTTATGTATATGTCACTGTAAAGAATGAACCTGCGTACAGGTAGATAATGCTACACCGTTGGTTAACGCCCTACCTAAAAAAAAAGTCATCCGGATTTCTCCACAAATTGTTCACAATATACGAACAAGCACATAAAGATAAAGATTTAAAGAGGAATTGGAAAGTCAATAATTTTGAAGGGTATTTGCTCGGGCAGATTGGATTTTGGAAGTTTTCAAGAGACGTTTCACAAGAAAGT
This sequence is a window from Mytilus edulis chromosome 1, xbMytEdul2.2, whole genome shotgun sequence. Protein-coding genes within it:
- the LOC139520525 gene encoding QRFP-like peptide receptor, whose protein sequence is MDQGTLFKLLDKNVSGMNETTILELYRSLQIFDTYFQEESIVLTALYVPVFLLGFLGNFIVIILVLTNQQLRNSTNLYLCNMAAADLFVSLICVPMAVGHALYRVWIYGEFMCKVTAYLQGVTVAASIFTISTLSVDRFLAIRHPMIFRRVSNTRAATRIIIVIWIVSIVIMAPLLIVKKVNTLHLFEEPIHFCHEIWPHITHRQAYDICLFLFVYVIPGIVIFIAYSLIGNKLWTEDKNLQRTESETSKGIGRHVMSGRKRVAKMLIALAVLFAVCWLPYYVVSLYLDFTTEGVKNFLLVLPFTILLGHSNSAFNPILYFYSSQSFRKYLYRALKCRSNRTKRSLAVRYTPAQNNKHQDANVKPRIRISSTGSFKSSGTGSFRFSRSSNTSLKSSNLSSRSRESRSDKKRESDKDTLMIERKSYTLPLVIMHGNGGKKLLKAHKKEILDTSLSIPSTINEESSRLGSISPVNVVTTFKADIMPEIEEAPEDIQLYLSVSKTELSLKYIDSEEEIDNV